The following are encoded in a window of Phaseolus vulgaris cultivar G19833 chromosome 3, P. vulgaris v2.0, whole genome shotgun sequence genomic DNA:
- the LOC137805662 gene encoding uncharacterized protein — MVMVIFNMIIGVIWFRLTAAAEGLVGVSRKATKKSLIKELEVGYKKVKVNMLQFADNTLFFCDASIKSMYNLKVLLNYFEIAFGLKVNFSKSRIGGVGIDQNVILRFASILNCEMTKTPFKYMGMPKEKRVLGRCS; from the exons ATGGTGATGGTGATATTTAATATGATCATTGGTGTGATAT ggtttagactTACTGCAGCAGCTGAAGGTCTAGTCGGTGTTTCAAGGAAAGCAACGAAGAAAAGTTTGATAAAGGAGCTCGAGGTCGGGTATAAAAAGGTTAAGGTTAATATGCTTCAATTCGCAGATAACACCTTGTTTTTCTGCGATGCTAGCATTAAGAGTATGTACAACCTCAAGGTTTTGTTGAACTATTTTGAGATTGCTTTTGGGTTGAAGGTGAATTTCTCGAAGAGTAGAATTGGAGGGGTGGGGATTGATCAAAATGTCATTCTTCGCTTTGCGTCTATTCTTAATTGTGAGATGACGAAGACCCCTTTCAAGTACATGGGGATGCCAAAAGAGAAACGTGTTTTAGGACGGTGTAGTTGA